A genomic segment from Pseudoduganella chitinolytica encodes:
- a CDS encoding alpha/beta fold hydrolase translates to MTDITSPSPPLSPKPAPAPAPGLGAIVARAGYQLGALLAPRLAGRIAADAFGRSRSKGGRTQFRMPLGAQTFDIAGNDDVRRGYLWKNDGPTVLLVHGWGSDSSSMIGFVKPLLALGFQVASFDAPAHGESAGNKTTMTRFVGAVGAALRSLGNVQVVIGHSLGSIASVAAVAQASEQHARAVRRMVLIAAPVSLSTVLERWACSHQQQLPRTVIDRIYDRLHVQNGVPVSHWDIGVLGAAMDVPVLVVHDEHDPVVPLTEAQRLLRSLQDVRLEQTSGLGHSRILSAAPVKELIARFVGDAHLTSTELEPGND, encoded by the coding sequence ATGACCGACATTACTTCACCATCGCCGCCGTTGTCGCCGAAGCCGGCACCAGCGCCGGCCCCCGGCCTGGGCGCCATCGTGGCCCGGGCCGGCTACCAGCTGGGCGCGTTGCTGGCGCCCCGGCTGGCTGGCCGCATCGCGGCCGATGCCTTCGGGCGCTCGCGTTCGAAAGGCGGCCGCACACAATTCCGCATGCCGCTGGGGGCGCAGACGTTCGACATCGCCGGCAACGACGACGTGCGCCGCGGCTACCTGTGGAAGAACGACGGACCCACCGTGCTGCTGGTGCACGGCTGGGGCTCGGACAGCAGCAGCATGATCGGCTTCGTCAAGCCGCTGCTGGCGCTGGGCTTCCAGGTGGCGTCGTTCGACGCGCCGGCGCATGGCGAGTCGGCCGGCAATAAGACCACGATGACACGCTTCGTGGGCGCGGTGGGCGCCGCCCTCCGCTCGCTGGGCAACGTGCAGGTCGTCATCGGCCACTCGCTCGGCTCGATCGCCTCGGTGGCGGCCGTCGCGCAGGCCAGCGAGCAGCATGCGCGGGCCGTGCGGCGCATGGTGCTGATCGCCGCGCCGGTATCGTTGTCCACCGTGCTGGAACGCTGGGCATGCAGCCACCAGCAGCAATTGCCGCGCACCGTGATCGACCGGATCTACGACCGCCTGCACGTGCAGAACGGCGTGCCGGTCAGCCACTGGGACATCGGCGTGCTGGGCGCGGCGATGGACGTGCCGGTACTCGTGGTGCACGACGAGCACGACCCCGTGGTACCGCTGACCGAGGCGCAACGGCTGCTGCGCAGCCTGCAGGACGTGCGCCTGGAACAGACCTCCGGCCTTGGCCACAGCCGCATCCTGTCGGCCGCCCCGGTCAAGGAACTGATCGCCCGCTTCGTGGGCGACGCACACCTGACTTCAACTGAACTGGAACCTGGCAATGACTGA
- a CDS encoding rubredoxin, with protein sequence MTETVAEYKTLMCLVCGWIYSEKDGSPTDGLAPGTRWDDIPDSWTCPECGVKKEDFTMVEF encoded by the coding sequence ATGACTGAAACCGTCGCTGAATACAAGACCCTGATGTGCCTCGTCTGCGGCTGGATCTATTCCGAAAAGGATGGCTCTCCCACCGATGGCCTGGCACCGGGGACCCGCTGGGACGATATCCCGGACTCCTGGACCTGCCCCGAGTGCGGCGTCAAGAAAGAGGATTTCACGATGGTGGAATTCTGA
- a CDS encoding alpha/beta hydrolase — protein MHTETDPQAPARGGTDAADGVDPGRPAAHKPSGSLMLGALQAALGLTQRVAPDSAARFAALLFRTPLPTKRATRKATVPAGVRVEPVPFEDASVTLYHYPALAGAPRILMTHGWAGHGLQLAKIAEALSAAGWAVVLMDQPGHGRSAGWTGNLQQFSRALRFVGARLGRLHAMVGHSMGGAAITHAVVQGLAVDKLALVSAPVSLTEETHNMGRMLGLSERVLAQTIALIEAREQVPFATVNAACLAPRIAVPTLVIHDLEDSTVPHAAAQTLVGHLPDPRLHTTSGLGHRRLLKDPGVVGIVVDFFGPARS, from the coding sequence ATGCATACCGAAACCGATCCGCAAGCGCCTGCGCGCGGCGGTACCGATGCCGCCGATGGCGTCGATCCAGGTCGACCTGCGGCGCACAAGCCGTCCGGCAGCCTGATGCTCGGCGCGCTGCAAGCCGCGCTGGGCCTGACGCAACGGGTGGCCCCCGACAGCGCTGCCAGGTTCGCGGCGCTGCTGTTTCGCACGCCGCTGCCGACCAAGCGCGCGACGCGCAAGGCCACGGTGCCGGCGGGCGTGCGCGTCGAGCCGGTGCCGTTCGAGGACGCGTCGGTGACGCTGTACCACTACCCGGCGCTGGCGGGTGCGCCGCGCATCCTGATGACGCACGGCTGGGCCGGCCATGGCTTGCAACTGGCGAAGATTGCCGAGGCACTCAGTGCGGCCGGCTGGGCGGTCGTGCTGATGGACCAGCCGGGCCATGGCCGCAGCGCGGGCTGGACCGGCAACCTGCAGCAGTTCTCCCGCGCGCTGCGCTTTGTCGGCGCGCGGCTGGGGCGGTTGCACGCCATGGTCGGCCATTCGATGGGCGGGGCGGCGATCACCCACGCGGTGGTGCAGGGACTGGCGGTGGACAAGCTCGCGTTGGTCTCGGCACCTGTCTCGCTGACGGAGGAGACGCACAACATGGGCCGGATGCTGGGACTGTCCGAGCGCGTGCTGGCACAGACCATCGCCCTGATCGAGGCGCGAGAGCAGGTGCCGTTCGCCACGGTGAACGCGGCCTGCCTGGCGCCCCGCATCGCCGTGCCCACGCTGGTGATACACGACCTGGAGGACAGCACGGTGCCGCACGCCGCGGCCCAAACGCTGGTTGGCCACTTGCCGGACCCACGCCTGCATACCACCAGCGGGCTGGGACACCGCCGCCTGCTCAAGGACCCGGGCGTGGTTGGTATCGTGGTGGATTTTTTCGGACCGGCGCGCAGTTGA
- a CDS encoding thiolase family protein, translating to MDEIVISSALRTPIGAFAGTLKDTPAAALGAHVVKALLDRTGLAPEHVDEVVMGNVLQAGNGMNVARQIAVNAGLPVSVPAHTVNRVCGSGAQAVVTAYAQIRAGLSDLVIAGGAENMDLAPYLMPALRHGARMGHTQALDALLRDGLNDAFSDQHSGWHTEDLVAKYEVSRAAQDRFAAASQQRFAAAQDAGWFDTQIVPVTIATRKGQVVFARDEANRPDTTEEGLARLKPAFRKDGTITAGNAPGLNAGAAAMVVSTRELAAALGLQPQLAIRGIGVAAVEPGLFGFGPVPAIKLALAQAQWQVQDVDRFEVNEAFAAVGLVVRDELGIDPERFNVDGGAIAHGHPIGATGAVLLTKVAHALQRTGEQRAVVSLCIGGGQGIALAVERA from the coding sequence ATGGATGAAATCGTCATCAGTTCCGCGCTGCGCACGCCGATCGGCGCGTTTGCCGGTACCCTGAAGGACACGCCGGCGGCGGCCCTGGGCGCGCACGTCGTCAAGGCGCTGCTGGATCGCACCGGCCTGGCGCCGGAGCACGTCGACGAAGTGGTCATGGGTAACGTGCTGCAGGCCGGCAATGGCATGAATGTCGCGCGCCAGATAGCGGTCAACGCCGGCCTGCCTGTTTCGGTGCCCGCGCACACGGTCAACCGCGTGTGCGGCTCCGGCGCCCAGGCGGTCGTGACGGCCTATGCGCAGATCCGTGCGGGGCTGTCCGACCTGGTGATCGCGGGCGGCGCGGAGAACATGGACCTGGCCCCCTATCTGATGCCGGCGCTGCGCCACGGCGCGCGGATGGGGCACACGCAGGCGCTGGACGCGCTGCTGCGCGATGGCCTCAACGACGCGTTCTCGGACCAGCATTCGGGCTGGCATACGGAAGACCTGGTGGCGAAATACGAAGTGTCCCGGGCGGCACAGGACCGCTTCGCGGCCGCCAGCCAGCAGCGCTTCGCCGCCGCGCAGGATGCCGGCTGGTTCGATACCCAGATCGTGCCCGTCACCATCGCCACGCGCAAGGGCCAGGTGGTCTTCGCCAGGGACGAAGCGAACCGGCCCGATACCACGGAGGAGGGCCTGGCCAGGCTGAAGCCCGCCTTCCGCAAGGACGGCACGATTACGGCGGGCAACGCGCCCGGGCTGAACGCGGGAGCGGCCGCCATGGTGGTCAGCACGCGCGAGCTGGCGGCCGCGCTGGGATTGCAGCCCCAGCTCGCGATCCGCGGCATCGGCGTCGCGGCGGTCGAGCCGGGCCTGTTCGGCTTCGGTCCCGTGCCCGCCATCAAGCTGGCGCTGGCGCAGGCGCAGTGGCAGGTCCAGGATGTCGACCGCTTCGAAGTGAACGAGGCATTCGCGGCGGTGGGCCTGGTCGTGCGGGACGAGCTGGGCATCGATCCCGAGCGCTTCAACGTCGACGGCGGCGCGATCGCCCATGGCCACCCGATCGGCGCCACGGGTGCGGTCCTGTTGACCAAGGTGGCCCACGCCCTGCAGCGCACCGGCGAGCAGCGGGCGGTGGTCTCGTTGTGCATCGGCGGCGGCCAGGGCATCGCGCTGGCGGTGGAACGGGCGTAA
- a CDS encoding enoyl-CoA hydratase/isomerase family protein, with protein sequence MSEHVHISVGNGTGFITLDRPKALNSLSLDMVRAMTDALLRWRDDEAVAAVVVRSSSAKALCAGGDIRFFHEAGHATPQGGSALLEDFFTEEYALNHLIHYYPKPYIALMEGVVMGGGMGIAQGGPGCGVRVVTDNTKMAMPEVNIGLFPDVGGSHFLSRAPGRLGFYLGLTGLTVGAADALYLGLADHYVPQAELAALSDLIDSTAGGGLREAVATFARPLRAGAGDSGLAAQRTLIDRHFGHDSVAAIMDSLRGDDASFARQALRAMEQRSPLMMCVTFELLKRGATLDVADCLRLERNLVRRTFEHGEVLEGVRALVIDKDNAPRWNPPALAEVTQAMVARFFEPPWPAHAHPLRHL encoded by the coding sequence ATGAGCGAACACGTCCATATTAGCGTCGGTAACGGTACTGGTTTCATCACGCTCGACCGTCCCAAGGCCCTCAATTCGCTGTCGCTCGACATGGTGCGAGCCATGACGGATGCGTTGCTGCGCTGGCGCGACGACGAAGCGGTGGCGGCGGTGGTCGTGCGCAGCAGCAGCGCCAAGGCCTTGTGCGCGGGCGGCGACATCCGCTTCTTCCACGAGGCCGGTCATGCCACGCCGCAGGGCGGCAGCGCGCTGCTGGAGGATTTCTTCACGGAGGAGTACGCGCTCAATCACCTGATCCATTACTACCCGAAACCGTACATCGCCCTGATGGAAGGTGTCGTCATGGGCGGCGGCATGGGCATCGCCCAAGGCGGGCCCGGCTGCGGCGTGCGTGTCGTGACGGACAATACCAAGATGGCGATGCCGGAGGTGAACATCGGCCTGTTCCCGGACGTGGGCGGCAGCCATTTCCTGTCGCGTGCCCCCGGCCGGCTGGGCTTCTACCTGGGCCTTACCGGGCTGACGGTGGGCGCTGCCGATGCGCTCTACCTGGGCCTGGCCGACCATTACGTGCCGCAGGCCGAGCTGGCGGCGCTGTCCGACCTGATCGACTCCACCGCGGGGGGAGGATTGCGCGAGGCGGTGGCCACGTTTGCCCGGCCGCTGCGCGCGGGCGCGGGGGACAGCGGCCTGGCCGCGCAGCGCACGCTGATCGACCGCCATTTCGGCCACGATTCCGTGGCCGCCATCATGGACTCGCTGCGTGGCGACGACGCCTCGTTCGCGCGGCAGGCACTGCGTGCGATGGAGCAGCGCTCGCCCTTGATGATGTGCGTGACGTTCGAACTGCTCAAGCGCGGCGCGACGCTGGACGTGGCGGATTGCCTGCGCCTGGAGCGCAACCTGGTGCGCCGCACGTTCGAGCACGGCGAAGTGCTGGAAGGCGTGCGCGCGCTCGTCATCGACAAGGACAACGCGCCGCGCTGGAATCCGCCGGCGCTGGCGGAGGTGACACAGGCGATGGTCGCGCGCTTCTTCGAGCCGCCCTGGCCGGCCCACGCGCACCCGTTGCGCCACCTGTAA
- a CDS encoding amidohydrolase family protein, whose translation MQRRQLLKLLGALAAPVPAWASATPAPVADHHQHLFSPAMARLLDTGAGGPPAIAAAGLVELLDSAAIRRAVLLSTAYVYGSPARKIDDEYTKVKAENDWNAAQAALFPGRLRAFGSVNPLKEYALDEVARCAASPQLRHGLKLHFGNSDIQLENPEHAARLKEIFAAANRHGMALVVHLRASVSKRRPYGAAQARVFLEELLPAAPNVTVQVAHMAGTGPGYGDAPADDALAVLAEAVARHDRRVRRLYFDVASLARPGMKESDAARLARRIRQIGVDRILYGSDAAAGENLRPREGWAAFCQLPLQEGELARIAANVAPYLR comes from the coding sequence ATGCAGCGCCGCCAACTGCTGAAACTCCTGGGCGCGCTGGCCGCTCCCGTGCCGGCCTGGGCGAGCGCGACGCCCGCTCCCGTGGCCGACCACCACCAGCACCTGTTCAGTCCCGCGATGGCGCGGCTGCTGGACACGGGCGCCGGTGGCCCGCCGGCGATCGCGGCGGCCGGCCTGGTCGAGCTGCTCGACAGCGCGGCCATCCGCCGCGCCGTGCTGTTGTCCACCGCGTACGTATACGGCAGCCCGGCGCGCAAGATCGACGACGAGTACACCAAGGTCAAGGCGGAGAACGACTGGAACGCCGCGCAGGCCGCGCTGTTCCCTGGGCGCCTGCGGGCGTTCGGCAGCGTCAATCCGCTCAAGGAGTACGCGCTGGACGAGGTGGCGCGCTGCGCGGCCAGCCCGCAGCTGCGCCATGGGCTGAAGCTCCACTTCGGAAATTCCGACATCCAGCTGGAAAACCCGGAGCATGCCGCGCGGTTGAAGGAAATCTTCGCGGCGGCCAACCGCCACGGCATGGCGCTGGTCGTGCACCTGCGCGCGTCCGTGTCGAAGCGCCGGCCGTACGGCGCCGCGCAGGCAAGGGTGTTCCTGGAAGAGCTGTTGCCGGCCGCGCCCAACGTCACGGTGCAGGTCGCGCACATGGCCGGCACGGGGCCGGGCTACGGCGATGCGCCGGCGGACGATGCGCTGGCGGTATTGGCGGAGGCGGTGGCAAGGCACGACCGGCGCGTGCGCCGACTGTATTTCGACGTCGCGTCGCTGGCTCGTCCCGGCATGAAAGAATCCGATGCGGCCAGGCTGGCGCGGCGCATCCGCCAGATCGGCGTGGACCGCATCCTGTACGGTTCGGATGCCGCGGCGGGCGAGAACCTGCGCCCGCGCGAGGGTTGGGCGGCGTTCTGCCAGTTGCCGTTGCAGGAGGGGGAGCTGGCGCGCATCGCGGCCAACGTCGCGCCCTACCTGCGCTGA
- the rapZ gene encoding RNase adapter RapZ yields the protein MRIVLITGISGSGKSVALNVLEDTGFYCVDNLPPALLANLVATLSEDGTEALAVAVDARSAASLASLPGDIRKLKDAGHDVKVMFLTANTHSLVARFSETRRSHPLSHELHPGQNPAARRTLIECIQEERERLSAIEQLGHVIDTSELSANKLRGWIKDLVESENAPLTLFFESFAFKVGVPQDADYVFDVRAIPNPYYDLTLRPLTGRDAPVIAFLDAQPSAEEMFLDIRAFIEKWLPAFKKDNRSYLTVAIGCTGGQHRSVYMAERLAQYFNDAERVVLRHREQS from the coding sequence ATGCGTATCGTCCTCATTACCGGCATTTCCGGCTCGGGCAAATCGGTTGCCCTGAACGTCCTCGAAGACACTGGTTTCTATTGCGTGGACAACCTGCCGCCAGCGCTGCTGGCCAATCTCGTTGCGACCTTGAGCGAGGATGGTACCGAGGCGCTGGCCGTCGCCGTCGACGCGCGCAGCGCCGCCTCGCTGGCCTCCCTGCCCGGCGACATCCGCAAGCTGAAGGATGCCGGCCACGACGTCAAGGTCATGTTCCTGACCGCGAATACCCATTCGCTGGTCGCGCGGTTCTCCGAGACGCGGCGCAGCCACCCGCTGTCGCACGAGCTGCATCCGGGCCAGAACCCGGCGGCGCGGCGTACGCTGATCGAATGCATCCAGGAAGAGCGCGAGCGCCTGTCCGCCATCGAGCAGCTGGGCCACGTGATCGACACGTCGGAACTGTCGGCCAACAAGCTGCGCGGCTGGATCAAGGACCTGGTGGAAAGCGAGAACGCGCCGCTGACGCTGTTCTTCGAATCGTTCGCCTTCAAGGTGGGCGTGCCGCAGGATGCGGACTACGTGTTCGACGTGCGCGCCATCCCGAATCCCTATTACGACCTGACCTTGCGCCCGCTGACGGGGCGTGACGCACCCGTCATCGCCTTCCTCGACGCGCAGCCCAGCGCCGAGGAGATGTTCCTCGACATCCGCGCCTTCATCGAAAAGTGGCTGCCCGCGTTCAAGAAGGACAACCGCAGCTACCTGACCGTCGCCATCGGCTGCACGGGCGGCCAGCACCGCTCCGTCTATATGGCGGAACGGCTGGCGCAGTACTTCAACGACGCCGAGCGCGTCGTGCTGCGGCACCGCGAGCAGTCGTGA
- a CDS encoding cation:proton antiporter: MTPDHPSALSSAMSNYQWFLLLGCLMLARGLWGTPIARLPFTSAIIYLAIGLLLGPLCFNFFAFDAYAAAPLLEVLTEVAVLISLFSAGIKMPVPVTLRRWGAPIRLAWLAMALSVGLIALFCCTVLDMPLGAGVLLGALLAPTDPVLASDVQLRHAGDSDPLRFTLGCEAGMNDGSAFPFVMLGLGLLGLHDLGPWGLHWLAVELVWGTLGAVAIGALCGMALARVNFALRRSRPGHEVLDDLMGLGLIALVYGVGLAAHVWGFLAVFCAGVALRQTEQTLVRRAEAQAGAQRPLTPEQLADTTPPTVSDGTLLFKEHLERLSELMLVLLLGGAVTTLLFDWRSWAAALFLFFVARPASVLLALVGSPTTPRMRVIAAWFGVRGIGSLYYLMYAINHGLPQALAQDLINLTLAVIVLSIVIHGTSVTPLLDRFWRK; this comes from the coding sequence GTGACGCCCGATCATCCAAGCGCCCTGTCGAGCGCGATGTCGAACTACCAGTGGTTCCTGCTGCTGGGCTGCCTGATGCTGGCACGCGGGCTGTGGGGGACGCCCATCGCGCGCCTGCCATTCACCTCCGCCATCATCTACCTGGCCATCGGACTGTTGCTGGGCCCGCTCTGCTTCAATTTCTTCGCCTTCGACGCCTACGCGGCCGCCCCCCTGCTCGAGGTGCTGACGGAAGTGGCGGTGCTGATCTCGCTGTTCTCGGCCGGCATCAAGATGCCCGTGCCCGTCACCCTGCGCCGCTGGGGCGCGCCGATCCGGCTGGCCTGGCTGGCCATGGCGCTGTCCGTCGGCCTGATCGCGCTGTTCTGCTGCACCGTGCTGGACATGCCGCTGGGCGCCGGCGTCCTGCTGGGCGCCCTGCTCGCCCCTACCGACCCGGTGCTGGCATCGGACGTACAACTGCGCCATGCGGGCGACAGCGATCCGCTGCGCTTCACGCTGGGATGCGAGGCCGGGATGAACGACGGCAGCGCGTTCCCGTTCGTCATGCTGGGCCTCGGGTTGCTGGGCCTGCACGACCTGGGTCCCTGGGGCCTGCACTGGCTGGCCGTCGAACTGGTGTGGGGCACCCTCGGCGCCGTCGCCATCGGTGCCCTGTGCGGCATGGCACTGGCGCGCGTCAATTTCGCGCTGCGTCGCAGTCGTCCCGGCCACGAAGTGCTGGACGACCTGATGGGCCTGGGGCTGATCGCGCTGGTGTACGGCGTGGGCCTGGCCGCGCACGTGTGGGGCTTCCTGGCCGTGTTCTGCGCCGGCGTCGCCCTGCGTCAGACGGAACAGACGCTGGTGCGGCGTGCCGAAGCCCAGGCGGGCGCCCAGCGACCGCTGACGCCGGAACAACTTGCCGACACGACACCGCCCACCGTGAGCGACGGCACGCTGCTGTTCAAGGAGCACCTGGAGCGGCTGTCCGAACTGATGCTCGTGCTGCTGCTGGGCGGCGCCGTGACGACGCTGCTGTTCGACTGGCGCAGCTGGGCGGCGGCCCTGTTCCTGTTCTTTGTCGCACGTCCCGCCAGCGTGCTGCTGGCCCTGGTGGGCAGCCCCACCACCCCGCGCATGCGCGTCATCGCCGCCTGGTTCGGGGTGCGCGGCATCGGCTCGCTGTACTACCTGATGTATGCGATCAACCACGGCCTGCCGCAAGCGCTGGCGCAGGACCTGATCAACCTGACCCTGGCCGTGATCGTGCTGTCGATCGTCATCCACGGCACCAGCGTGACGCCGCTGCTGGACCGCTTCTGGCGCAAGTGA
- a CDS encoding DesA family fatty acid desaturase, giving the protein MAVTRTRRAGHYKECLMEFLTSGLAHASAWGIVLYTLAATHLTIIGVTVYLHRSQAHRSVTLHAAVAHVLRFWLWLTTGMVTREWVAVHRAHHAHCEQPKDPHSPVVLGIRKVLWQGAELYRVSAADRELVRRYGAGTPDDWIERHLYSRFTWQGVGVLLVLDLLLFGVIGATVWAVQMMWIPVLAAGVINGAGHYWGYRNFDCPEAATNLLPLGLLIGGEELHNNHHAYASSAKMSVRWYEFDAGWMYITLLRWLGLAVVRPLPVRPRAQPGKQEVDMHTLAVVLANRARVMAELSGALRRVWRQETAALRRFDPALWRAARPLLRRDPGYLDGEQQHRLQALLAHSDVLRHVHELRSELATLWRRSHASPEQLLASLAAWCAKAEASACEPLRRYAGRLRSYA; this is encoded by the coding sequence ATGGCCGTCACGCGGACCCGCCGCGCCGGCCACTACAAGGAGTGCCTGATGGAATTCCTGACTTCCGGCCTTGCGCATGCGAGCGCATGGGGCATCGTGCTCTACACACTTGCCGCCACGCACTTGACCATTATCGGCGTCACCGTCTACCTGCACCGTTCGCAAGCGCACCGTTCAGTAACATTGCATGCCGCCGTCGCCCACGTGCTGCGCTTCTGGCTGTGGCTGACGACCGGGATGGTGACGCGGGAATGGGTGGCAGTGCACCGGGCCCACCACGCGCATTGCGAGCAGCCGAAGGACCCGCACAGCCCCGTCGTGCTGGGCATCCGCAAGGTGCTGTGGCAGGGGGCCGAGCTGTACCGCGTGTCCGCGGCCGACCGCGAGCTGGTGCGCCGCTATGGCGCGGGCACCCCGGACGACTGGATCGAACGGCACCTGTACAGCCGCTTCACGTGGCAGGGCGTGGGCGTGCTGCTGGTGCTCGACCTGCTGCTGTTCGGCGTCATCGGCGCCACCGTCTGGGCGGTGCAGATGATGTGGATCCCCGTGCTGGCGGCGGGCGTCATCAATGGCGCGGGGCATTACTGGGGCTACCGCAATTTCGATTGCCCGGAAGCGGCGACCAATTTGCTGCCGCTGGGCCTGCTGATCGGCGGGGAAGAGCTGCACAACAACCACCATGCGTACGCCAGCTCGGCAAAGATGTCGGTGCGCTGGTACGAGTTCGACGCAGGCTGGATGTACATCACGCTGCTGCGCTGGCTGGGCCTGGCCGTCGTGCGGCCGCTGCCGGTCCGGCCCCGGGCGCAGCCAGGCAAGCAGGAGGTCGACATGCACACGCTGGCCGTGGTGCTGGCCAACCGGGCGCGGGTGATGGCGGAGCTGAGCGGTGCCCTGAGGCGCGTATGGCGGCAGGAAACGGCCGCGCTGCGCCGCTTCGATCCGGCACTGTGGCGTGCCGCCCGGCCGCTGCTGCGGCGCGATCCAGGCTACCTGGACGGCGAGCAACAGCACCGGCTGCAGGCGCTCCTCGCCCACAGCGACGTGTTGCGGCATGTCCACGAACTGCGCAGCGAGCTGGCCACGCTGTGGCGCCGCTCGCACGCATCGCCGGAGCAACTGCTGGCCAGCCTGGCGGCATGGTGCGCCAAGGCCGAAGCATCGGCGTGCGAGCCGCTGCGGCGGTACGCGGGGCGGTTGCGCAGTTATGCTTGA
- the hprK gene encoding HPr(Ser) kinase/phosphatase — protein MLQSPLTIQRLYDDNRETLQLGWFAGFPGGERQISGDAASAADQVGHLNTIHPGRIQVFGHQEINYYHRLKALTRAHVIGELIAGGPPALIIAQGLETPPDILAICDEKNIPLFSTPLPAAQVIDFLRVYLSKKLAQRIIMHGVFMDVLGVGVLITGDSGLGKSELGLELISRSHGLVADDAVEFSRIAPNMIEGRCPPLLQNLLEVRGLGLLDIKAIFGETAVRRKMRLKLIVHLVRRSALEEEVERLPFQFPTEDVLGLPIRKVVIPVAAGRNIAVLLEAAVRNTILQLRGIDTLQEFMERQRQAMSGD, from the coding sequence ATGTTGCAATCTCCTCTGACGATCCAACGGCTGTACGACGACAATCGGGAGACATTGCAACTGGGCTGGTTTGCCGGCTTCCCCGGCGGCGAGCGCCAGATTTCCGGCGACGCCGCCTCCGCCGCCGACCAGGTGGGCCACCTGAACACGATCCACCCGGGCCGCATCCAGGTCTTCGGGCACCAGGAAATCAATTACTACCACCGCCTCAAGGCGCTGACGCGGGCCCACGTCATCGGCGAGCTGATCGCTGGCGGGCCGCCCGCGCTGATCATCGCCCAAGGGCTGGAAACGCCGCCCGATATCCTCGCGATCTGCGACGAAAAGAATATTCCCCTGTTTTCCACGCCACTGCCGGCAGCGCAGGTGATCGACTTCCTGCGCGTCTACCTGTCGAAAAAGCTGGCCCAACGCATCATCATGCATGGCGTATTCATGGACGTATTGGGCGTCGGCGTGCTGATCACGGGCGATTCCGGACTGGGCAAGAGCGAGCTGGGCCTGGAACTGATCTCGCGCAGCCATGGCCTGGTGGCGGATGACGCCGTCGAATTCTCGCGCATCGCGCCAAACATGATCGAAGGGCGCTGCCCGCCCCTGCTGCAGAACCTGCTGGAAGTGCGCGGGCTGGGCCTGCTGGACATCAAGGCCATCTTCGGCGAAACGGCCGTGCGCCGCAAGATGCGCCTGAAGCTGATCGTCCACCTGGTGCGGCGCTCTGCGCTGGAAGAGGAAGTGGAACGCCTGCCGTTCCAGTTCCCGACGGAAGACGTGCTGGGCCTGCCGATCCGCAAAGTCGTCATTCCCGTCGCCGCCGGCCGCAATATCGCCGTGCTGCTGGAGGCTGCCGTGCGCAATACCATCCTGCAGTTGCGGGGGATCGATACGTTGCAGGAGTTTATGGAGCGCCAGAGACAGGCCATGAGCGGCGACTGA
- a CDS encoding PTS sugar transporter subunit IIA, with protein MNNLSKILSPENVQLDLEVSSKKRAFEQAGLIFENNCGIARSTVSDNLFARERLGSTGLGHGVAVPHGRIKGSKSLKSPLAAFVRLAEPIPFESPDGKPVSLLFFLLIPDHVTQQHLEILSEIAEMFSDDSFRTALATDPDARSVYRRIVNWQPSLQAAG; from the coding sequence ATGAACAACCTGAGTAAAATCCTGTCGCCCGAGAACGTCCAGCTGGATCTGGAAGTGTCGAGCAAGAAGCGCGCTTTCGAGCAAGCCGGCCTGATCTTCGAGAACAATTGCGGAATCGCCCGCTCGACAGTGTCGGACAACCTGTTCGCGCGCGAACGCCTGGGTTCCACGGGCCTCGGCCATGGCGTCGCCGTGCCGCACGGTCGCATCAAGGGGTCGAAGAGCCTGAAGTCGCCACTGGCCGCGTTTGTCCGGCTGGCCGAGCCGATTCCGTTCGAGTCGCCGGACGGCAAGCCCGTGAGCCTGCTGTTCTTCCTGCTGATTCCGGATCACGTGACGCAGCAGCACCTGGAGATCCTGTCCGAAATTGCCGAGATGTTCTCCGACGACAGCTTCCGCACGGCTCTCGCCACCGATCCGGACGCCCGCTCCGTGTATCGCCGTATCGTCAATTGGCAACCCAGCCTGCAGGCCGCAGGTTAA